In Deltaproteobacteria bacterium, the genomic window GGTCAGTGGAGGAATAAAAACCAAAATAACAAGGTTTTAGAATGCAGCAAAAGGAGAAGGGCGTCATGAAACAAATTTTCCTGATCCCGTTGTTTATTTTGTTCTTTTTACTCGCTTCCTGTAATCATGGGCCAAATTCAGGCCGCGGATTCTCACTTCCGGAAGGCAGTGTCGATAAAGGTCACGCCGCCTTTGTCGAGCTTGAATGCAACACCTGTCATTCGGTTGGTGACATCGAGCATGTTGCCGGGCACGAAGACCCTGACATCAACGTCGCGCTGGGCGGGCAAGTCACAGCCATCAAGACCTACGGCGATTTGATGACGTCGGTCATCAACCCCTCTCACAGGATAAGCCGGAGCCACACCAACCAGAACTTTGTCACCGAGGGTGGCGAATCGAAGATGGTTGTTGATTACGAAACGATGACTGTTCAGCAGTTGGTTGACCTGGTCACTTATCTGGAAAGCAACTATCAATACACGCCCCCAACGCGAAGCGAGTACGCAAGCTATCACGCGACTGGCCAGTAGGAAAAGGCCACCGCTGCCCCTCTCCCCTTACTCAACTAAGGGGCCGGATACATTTTTCAATTTAATGTATCCGGCCCCTTTTTGTTTCTTGCACCGACCCCTTTACGGGGGCGCACTGTCCTGGATGCAAAGGTAAACACGGGAAAAGTCTCTTTCACCGGTACTTTTGGTACTGCCTTGAGAATCATTTTGGGCGATAATATGCGCTTTCTCCCCGGCCTTTCGCGCCGCTCCTGAGAGGAAGTTTAAATGAATAGAATCATCATGTTGCTGGTCGCCATGTCACTGGCTGCAACCAGCCTGGCTCAAGACGAAAAAGACACCTGGAACCTGGCGGATCTTTACCCCACTGTCGATGCCTGGAACAAGGCCAAGGATGCACTGGAGGCTGACCTTGCAAAAATCGACAACTGCAAAGGGCAGTTGGGTGCGAGTGCTGCCAAACTGCTGGAATGTTCCGAGATGCTGAGCGATATGGCCAAGACCTATGCCCGCATCGCTTCCTATGCCGGTATGGCATCCGATGCCGATACGCGCGATGCCGACAACCAGCGGCGCCGCACCGAGGTGCAGATACTCGGCAGCAAGTTCTCCGAGAAAGTGTCTTTTATCGATCCGGAGATTCTCGCGGTCGGCGAAGAAAAGCTGAACGCTTTTTTCGACGAACTGACATCCCTGGAACCCTACCGGCATGACATTGAAGATACGCTGAGGCAATCGAAACACG contains:
- a CDS encoding c-type cytochrome codes for the protein MKQIFLIPLFILFFLLASCNHGPNSGRGFSLPEGSVDKGHAAFVELECNTCHSVGDIEHVAGHEDPDINVALGGQVTAIKTYGDLMTSVINPSHRISRSHTNQNFVTEGGESKMVVDYETMTVQQLVDLVTYLESNYQYTPPTRSEYASYHATGQ